One region of Oryzias latipes chromosome 6, ASM223467v1 genomic DNA includes:
- the LOC101160730 gene encoding protein LCHN, producing the protein MVEQSDRAPLLDWEEIPPPDQNQVAQPPREADAPLATGRIPAAITLSPTPNLTAVAASRGETPNRAGEAVPGSDRPDPLGSDVLFSGLTVKDQWEEKDQIVAVFVVTFDTRSGNMVEWCLPHDINLDGVEFKSMASGSHRITSDFIYFRKAAYFGLACFANMPVESELERGARMKSVGILSPSYTLLYRYMHFLENQVRHQLQCPGQYSPLEAFYEDKKAVLPPTGNGLVTACPTWSVTAINRCMHPEMKITHPAGCMSQFIQFFGEQIMVLWKFALLRKRLLIFSPPPVGVVCYRVYCCCCLANVSIPGIGVSVPELRPFFYVNIADISALETEMSYVACTTEKIFEDKKDLYDVYVDNQNVKTHRSHLQPLLKLNAADKEKYRKLGEQRQLLLYSQEVEEDCTSNEEDLFILFFMELNNRIFQTLSEVAGSADPTLTVDHVRAMGLDPQGDRSFLADLLEVYGIDVTLVVDNLCCP; encoded by the exons ATGGTGGAGCAATCGGACCGAGCCCCGCTGCTGGACTGGGAGGAGATCCCTCCGCCCGACCAGAACCAGGTGGCCCAGCCGCCCCGGGAGGCAGACGCGCCGCTCGCGACCGGGAGGATCCCCGCCGCCATCACCCTCAGCCCGACGCCAAACCTAACAGCTGTTGCAGCGAGCAGAGGGGAGACGCCGAACCGAGCCGGAGAGGCCGTCCCTGGGAGCGATCGCCCGGACCCGCTCGGTTCCGACGTCCTGTTTTCCGGGCTCACCGTGAAGGATCAGTGGGAGGAGAAGGACCAGATCGTTGCCGTGTTCGTGGTCACCTTTGACACGAGGTCAG GGAACATGGTGGAGTGGTGCCTCCCTCATGACATCAACCTGGACGGGGTGGAGTTCAAGTCCATGGCGAGCGGCTCCCATCGGATCACCAGTGACTTCAT ATATTTTCGTAAAGCGGCCTACTTCGGACTGGCCTGTTTCGCCAACATGCCCGTGGAAAGCGAGCTGGAGAGAGGAGCCAGGATGAAGTCGGTGGGAATTCTGTCTCCTTCCTACACGCTGCTGTACCGTTACATGCACTTCCTGGAGAACCAAGTCAG GCATCAGCTGCAGTGTCCAGGCCAGTATTCTCCCCTGGAGGCCTTCTACGAGGACAAGAAGGCGGTCCTGCCCCCGACAGGAAACGGCCTTGTGACAGCCTGTCCAACCTGGAGCGTGACTGCTATAAACCGCTGCATGCACCCGGAAATGAAG ATCACGCACCCGGCCGGCTGCATGTCCCAGTTCATCCAGTTCTTCGGGGAGCAGATAATGGTGCTGTGGAAGTTTGCGTTGCTGCGGAAACGCCTCCTCATCTTCTCCCCGCCGCCCGTAGGGGTGGTCTGCTACAGGG TGTACTGCTGTTGCTGCCTGGCCAACGTTTCCATACCGGGAATCGGCGTTTCTGTGCCTGAACTGAGGCCTTTCTTCTACGTCAACATCGCTGACATCAGCGCGCTGGAAACTGAGATGTCCTACGTGGCCT GCACAACAGAGAAGATTTTTGAGGATAAGAAGGATCTGTACGACGTCTACGTGGACAACCAGAACGTGAAGACGCACAGGAGCCACCTCCAGCCGCTGCTCAAGCTCAACGCCGCAGATAAGGAGAAGTACAGGAAGCTGGGGGAGCAGAG GCAGTTGCTGCTCTACTcccaggaggtggaggaagactGCACGTCAAACGAGGAAGATCTCTTTATTCT GTTCTTCATGGAGCTGAATAACCGCATCTTTCAGACGCTGTCGGAGGTGGCGGGCAGCGCCGACCCCACCCTCACGGTGGATCACGTGAGGGCCATGGGGCTGGACCCCCAGGGCGACCGCTCCTTCCTGGCTGACCTGCTGGAGGTGTACGGCATCGACGTCACGCTCGTTGTGGACAACCTCTGCTGCCCCTGA
- the agk gene encoding acylglycerol kinase, mitochondrial, whose amino-acid sequence MARVVEVFKTIRNHWKKSTLAVCVLSYGGYWLYGKHCDSLLRREACQLAREFGRQQIAPQEQLKKATVILNPAACSGKANKLFEKNAAPILHLAGVEIKIVKTDYEGQAKKLMELLEQTDMLIVAGGDGTLQEVITGLLRRPDQDSFSNVPIGYIPLGSHNSLSPSLHLLSDNKVKDITSATLSILRGETVPLDVLQIKGETDQPVFALMGLRWGAFRDVAATISKYWYLGPLKTNAAHWFQTLKEWPLVRQLSISYLAPSLRPPDLPPQKPPRPNLLRRIVRRLKSYWNPPVKEPPKVEVAEKWEEQQLATVELYVQTHNKNPVERRLHDSMVIRAEPDSFTVGEFISVGSKKEADPTAFTQNSTKLEAGACQLKLPEGVSGFFNIDNEEYEAMPVEVRLLPRKLRFFISAERREQLLSQPQ is encoded by the exons ATGGCTCGGGTTGTAGAAGTATTTAAGACGATACGGAATCACTGGAAAAAGTCCACTTTAGCTGTGTGCGTCCTGTCCTATGGGGGGTATTGGTTGTATGGTAAACATTG CGACAGTCTCCTGCGCAGAGAAGCTTGTCAGTTGGCCAGG GAATTTGGACGGCAACAGATTGCCCCACAGGAGCAACTAAAGAAAGCAACTGTAATTTTAAATCCTGCAGCTTGCAGCGG GAAAGCCAACAAATTATTCGAAAAGAATGCAGCTCCAATTTTACACCTGGCCGGTGTGGAGATAAAAATAGTGAAG ACAGATTATGAAGGTCAGGCCAAAAAACTGATGGAGTTGTTGGAGCAGACAGACATGCTGATCGTGGCTGGAGGAGATGGCACCTTGCAGGAGGTCATCACAGGTTTGCTGAGAAGGCCGGATCAA GATAGTTTTAGTAACGTCCCGATTGGGTACATTCCTCTGGGTTCTCACAATTCCCTGAGTCCGAGTCTTCATCTCCTCAGCGACAACAAAGTTAA GGACATTACTTCAGCCACACTGTCGATTCTGAGAGGAGAAACTGTACCTCTGGATGTGCTGCAAATcaaa ggAGAGACAGATCAGCCCGTCTTTGCTCTGATGGGTCTGCGTTGGGGGGCTTTCAGGGACGTGGCCGCCACAATCAGCAA ATACTGGTACCTCGGACCATTGAAGACAAACGCAGCGCACTGGTTTCAAACTCTGAAG GAGTGGCCCCTGGTCCGACAACTTTCAATTTCATACCTGGCTCCCAGTCTCCGACCCCCCGATCTGCCCCCTCAGAAACCCCCCAGGCCCAACCTGCTCCGCCGCATTGTGCGCCGACTAAAAAGCTACTGGAACCCCCCGGTTAAAG AGCCTCCTAAAGTGGAGGTGGCGGAGAAGTGGGAGGAGCAACAGCTGGCCACGGTGGAGCTGTACGTTCAAACGCACAACAAGAACCCGGTGGAGAGG CGCCTCCATGACTCCATGGTGATCCGGGCAGAGCCCGACAGCTTCACCGTGGGGGAGTTCATCAGCGTGGG GAGCAAAAAAGAGGCGGATCCGACAGCTTTCACACAAAATTCGACCAAACTGGAGGCCGGAGCCTGCCAGCTCAAACTACCAGAG GGCGTCTCTGGCTTCTTCAACATCGACAACGAGGAGTACGAAGCCATGCCTGTGGAGGTCAGGCTGTTGCCCAGGAAACTGCGTTTTTTCATCAGCGCGGAGCGCCGGGAGCAGCTCCTCTCACAGCCACAGTGA
- the nup205 gene encoding nuclear pore complex protein Nup205 yields MAGQMAVNLGASLWGPLKELWETVDGAILRRQTESVHLLDLQLKKHKPHFLSLFRNPPKSTDQKEKVRKASTEGIAIQGQQGSRLLPEQLLTEAFILSDLFDIGEMAALELLLTGEQQQPQFPGLTRGLVAVLLYWDGKLCVANSLRTLIQSRHGKTFTLDLSGELVALTTRFTDELMNQGLTKRILALVSEISVAKEFERLQKERGLGNEKHRKEVGDLIKECRQALADSLFAWTCQSPLTKDDTLALIGHLETVTAQADGSLDSVNLALVMALLYCLDVSFIEQGTEDREDLLQALPLLTERQYVSAVHSRLMDNQPWKLPGLQAVCKLAWALTLRVLSQLPQGSALVEFTEADEGLADQALLGDVFLFIKEGMLGCDNFTQEEFYIRRLHSLITDFLALMPMKVKQLRNRADEDARLVHISLQMDSELPSSLRKDLDHLMLLIGEFYSKDQFGLELGLEFWCPTESLQHTTLQGSYLGMALQRPPHKQVVLSKFVRQMGDLLPSTLYISYLRMLKGLSNGPQCAHYCFSLLKTNGATHSDNIQGVSGSPVSWEHFFHSLMLYHENLRRDLPNPDAAQYRHPPLRGITQRELEALTSFLQLLTTIITWSENARLALCEHPQWTPVVVMLGLLQCSVPPILKAELLHCLAAFGKSPEIAASLWPSLEYTQILQTVRVPGQRQAAGIEVELSEIESSSEEYPLTRAFCHLISTLVESSMPVNLGAGLRVPGFQPYLDFLRESVFLPFTTRAYRRPAEKWEVADAVLEVFHKLLRDYEPQPSDFIQEMVELQGEQVPTHKLPGHNIMFHLLNESPMLALCLSLLEEGVRQLDTYAPFPGKKHLESAVLRCLCLLDLTLQKEVVFMDLLRESQASLLVSPLEQLLQGVSSQTRRADHIVNIARYLYHSSSNPEAAFQSAKILRRIANYPNIQMRLVGDFTHDQTVSEKLMAGFVECLDNEEAEEALETEDESDSQKKVSRIRHETQIHILNLLITSLELKSPNLALYLLGYEVKKPVSSTNLQDPGVLGCPRSCLHAILSLLQRGTEKRSGPVLTQQAPHLAELCYQVIYQLCACPDTSGPTMRYLRTSQDFLFSHLQHLPFILPGNQIAALSQMSWLMKTAAIELRVTSLNRQRSHTQRLVSLLLDDQPHAQHASEGESVMEEETRSVSGFLHFDTVSKVRRKLLSVLDAIDFSQDMPELLQLDFFERAQIEQVISNCEHMNEQGHTVCNVKLLHRVLVAEVNALQGMAAIGQRPLLMEEVNSILQQVVERNRVRRSLSAKRHALQSWRSLVETLLSACPADLLPADERQLIIRDLLLDLHDKVLSEDAAGELMPIVAGAVFTLTAHLSQSVLSEQQQVAGLEASSGFASIANSALHLILRKLLNFILCTGGGYQRLRAHLYGSLLYYLQIAQKPEEPDTLQSGKAMWERLTAPEDGFSKLQRENLAIIESYGKALMEIVCRDVCDGHEISRMLALAVLDRILSIDRQNQWLVYVCNSGYLRSLVESLRQDDVALQGLLTPQPPVLKPLYLYESKMALLTRVAKTSQGAVELLRCGLMALLMECQVFDMVPDSDAHRLMRDPSGFIPSPMDRYRQILLPTLRLLQVILTSVSINHQQGAAQVLQWLIVHADTVQSLLRCQELSLGALQELSLLTGIISKTALPGVLEMGGEVNGAALLEFQGHITRFQRLCLSLLSRLAGSERERLLKQAEIEAPAESAERREEMEVAMLQVCANIMEYCQTLLVQSSAQAQFSICLFSPSGGEPPGRDGGRSDLSSSLPPMVYSRAPSLGLVLYLLKTAAGDFFQFHQSHRQSLGKLQGLDQLPPEELKELCQGLVSGPGGVEKISSVQRSLLAKRRLVQLINNRAKLLALCSYVIETCLFVLWRHLEYYLLHYTPSDPKDSMLTGAGSFRTRLADESFGALQAGGGRGLGLSKVSQQDLDQLKGDMAAGFGEALQRKLLEVESSYSQVRSRYTFIQALVRRIRGLLRQPKS; encoded by the exons ATGGCGGGGCAGATGGCGGTAAATTTAG GAGCCAGTCTGTGGGGGCCACTCAAAGAGCTCTGGGAGACTGTAGATGGAGCTATCCTGAGGAGACAGACGGAGAGTGTCCACCTGTTGGACCTGCAGCTGAAAAAGCACAAACCACACTTTCTCTCACTCTTCAGGAACCCG CCAAAAAGTACAGACCAAAAAGAGAAGGTACGCAAAGCCAGCACAGAAGGCATCGCCATCCAGGGTCAGCAGGGGTCGCGGCTCCTTCCCGAGCAGCTTCTGACGGAGGCCTTCATCCTCAGCGATCTCTTTGACATTGGGGAGATGGCagccttggagcttctcttGACAG GTGAACAACAGCAGCCTCAGTTTCCAGGCCTGACTCGAGGTTTAGTCGCCGTACTTCTCTACTGGGATGGAAAGTTGTGTGTGGCCAACTCTCTGCGCACGCTCATCCAGTCACGCCACGGCAAAACGTTCACCCTGGATTTAAG CGGTGAGCTGGTGGCTTTGACCACACGCTTCACAGATGAGTTGATGAACCAGGGGCTGACCAAGCGCATCCTCGCCCTGGTGTCGGAGATAAGCGTGGCGAAGGAGTTTGAGCGGCTGCAGAAGGAGCGAGGTCTGGGTAATGAGAAGCACAGGAAGGAG GTCGGTGACCTCATCAAAGAGTGCCGGCAGGCTCTGGCAGACAGCCTGTTTGCTTGGACCTGCCAGTCCCCTTTGACCAAAGACGACACCCTGGCCCTCATCGGCCACCTGGAGACGGTTACGGCTCAGGCCGACGGGTCGCTggacagcgtgaacctcgctCTCGTGATGGCGCTTCTCTACTGTTTGGACGTTAGTTTTATAGAGCAAGGAACTGAAGACAGAGAAG aTCTTCTCCAGGCGTTGCCGTTGCTCACGGAGAGGCAGTACGTGTCGGCAGTGCACAGCCGTCTGATGGACAACCAACCATGGAAGCTCCCTGGACTGCAGGCTGTCTGCAAGCTTGCCTGGGCCCTGACTCTGAGGGTCCTGTCTCAACTACCACAGGGCTCAG CTTTAGTGGAATTCACAGAAGCAGATGAAGGCCTGGCTGACCAGGCTCTGCTGGGAGATGTCTTCCTGTTCATAAAGGAGGGCATGCTGGGATGTGACAACTTCACTCAGGAAGAGTTTTACATCCGCCGCCTTCATTCGCTCATCACAGACTTCCTGGCTTTGATGCCTATGAAG gtgaagcagcTGCGGAACCGCGCTGACGAGGACGCTCGTCTGGTGCACATCTCTCTGCAGATGGACAGTGAGCTTCCGTCATCTTTGAGGAAGGACTTGGACCACCTCATGCTTCTG ATTGGGGAATTTTACAGCAAAGATCAGTTTGGGCTGGAGCTGGGACTGGAGTTTTGGTGTCCGACGGAGTCGCTTCAGCACACCACGCTGCAGGGATCCTACCTGGGAATGGCTCTGCAAAGGCCCCCTCATAAACAG GTGGTTTTGTCCAAATTTGTGCGTCAGATGGGAGATCTTCTGCCCTCCACCCTCTACATTTCTTACCTGCGAATGCTGAAAGGCCTCTCCAACGGTCCACAGTGCGCTCACTACTGCTTCAGTCTGCTTAAAACAAACGGAGCCACACACA GTGACAACATCCAGGGAGTTtcgggaagcccggtctcatgggAACACTTTTTTCACTCCCTCATGCTCTACCACGAGAACCTGCGGCGAGACCTGCCTAACCCGGACGCGGCGCAGTACCGCCACCCGCCGCTCAGAGGCATCACCCAGCGAGAGCTGGAGGCGCTGACctccttcctgcagctgctcacCACCATCATCACATGG AGCGAAAATGCTCGGCTGGCGCTGTGCGAGCACCCGCAGTGGACCCCCGTGGTGGTGATGTTGGGTCTGCTGCAGTGCAGCGTTCCACCCATCCTGAAGGCGGAGCTCCTGCACTGCCTGGCGGCCTTCGGGAAGTCCCCAGAGATTGCTGCGTCGCTCTGGCCGTCGCTGGAGTACACGCAG ATTCTGCAGACGGTTCGAGTCCCAGGACAGCGGCAAGCTGCAGGAATAGAG GTGGAGCTGAGTGAGATCGAGTCGAGCTCAGAGGAATACCCGCTGACGCGAGCCTTCTGTCACCTGATCAGCACCTTGGTGGAGAGCAGCATGCCCGTTAATCTGGGCGCCGGGCTGCGGGTGCCGGGCTTTCAGCCCTACCTGGACTTCCTACGCGAGTCTGTGTTCCTGCCCTTTACCACCAGGGCGTACCGGCGTCCGGCTGAGAAG TGGGAGGTGGCGGACGCCGTCCTGGAGGTTTTCCATAAGCTGCTGCGGGACTACGAGCCGCAGCCCTCGGACTTCATCCAAGAGATGGTGGAGCTTCAGGGCGAGCAGGTTCCGACGCACAAGCTCCCGGGCCACAACATCATGTTCCACCTGCTCAACGAGTCCCCCATGTTGGCGCTCTGTCTGAGCCTGCTGGAGGAAGGCGTACGCCAGCTGGACACTTACGCCCCCTTCCCCG GTAAAAAGCACTTGGAGTCGGCAGTGTTGCGCTGCCTGTGTCTTCTGGACTTGACTCTGCAGAAGGAGGTGGTGTTCATGGACCTCCTCAGGGAGAGCCAGGCCTCCCTGCTGGTTTCTCCTCTGGAGCAGCTCCTTCAGGGCGTCAGCTCTCAGACCCGACGAGCCGATCACATTGTCAACATTGCCAG GTATCTTTACCACAGCAGCTCAAACCCAGAAGCGGCTTTCCAGAGCGCCAAAATTCTGCGTCGCATCGCGAACTACCCCAACATCCAGATGAGACTGGTGGGAGATTTCACACACGACCAG ACAGTGAGTGAGAAGCTCATGGCTGGTTTTGTGGAGTGTCTGGACAATGAAGAAGCAGAAGAAGCGTTAGAAACAGAAGACG AATCGGATTCCCAAAAGAAGGTGTCGAGAATCCGCCACGAAACCCAGATCCACATCCTGAACCTGCTCATCACCTCTTTGGAGCTAAAGTCGCCCAACCTGGCTCTTTATCTTCTGGGCTATGAAGTCAAGAAGCCCGTGTCCTCCACCAACCTCCAGGACCCGG GTGTGCTGGGATGTCCGCGAAGCTGCCTGCACGCCATCCTGAGCCTGCTGCAGAGAGGAACGGAGAAGAGGTCCGGGCCCGTCCTCACACAGCAGGCCCCACACCTGGCTGAGCTTTGCTACCAG GTGATCTACCAGCTGTGTGCCTGTCCAGACACATCCGGACCCACCATGCGCTATTTGAGGACCAGCCAGGACTTCCTGTTTTCTCATTTGCAGCACCTGCCCTTCATCCTGCCAG GGAATCAGATAGCCGCCCTCTCCCAGATGTCCTGGCTCATGAAAACCGCTGCCATTGAGCTGAGAGTGACCTCGCTGAACCGCCAGCGCTCGCACACGCAGCGCCTCGTCAGCCTGCTGCTTGATGACCAGCCGCACGCTCAGCATGCAT CTGAAGGAGAATCAGTCATGGAAGAAGAAACCAGATCCGTCAGCGGTTTCCTTCATTTCGACACAGTTTCTAAGG TGCGCAGAAAGTTGCTGAGCGTACTGGATGCCATCGACTTCAGTCAGGACATGccggagctgctgcagctggattTCTTTGAGCGCGCTCAGATCGAGCAGGTGATCTCCAACTGCGAGCACATGAATGAACAGGGACACACCGTTTGCAACGTGAAG CTGCTCCATAGAGTGCTGGTCGCTGAGGTGAACGCTCTGCAGGGAATGGCCGCGATTGGACAGAGGCCCTTGTTAATGGAA gAGGTGAACTCCATCCTGCAGCAGGTGGTGGAGCGGAACCGCGTGCGGCGGAGTCTGAGCGCCAAGCGCCACGCTCTGCAGTCCTGGAGAAGTTTGGTGGAAACGCTGCTGAGCGCCTGCCCAGCTGATCTCCTTCCTGCAGACGAGAGACAGCTCATCATCAGAGACCTGCTGCTGGATCTGCATGATAAG GTGTTGTCAGAGGATGCAGCGGGAGAGTTGATGCCCATCGTGGCGGGCGCTGTCTTCACTCTGACCGCCCACCTCAGCCAGTCTGTGCTGTcggagcagcagcaggtggcGGGACTCGAAGCGTCTTCGGGCTTTGCTTCCATCGCCAACTCAGCCCTGCACCTGATCCTCCGCAAGCTGCTGAATTTCATCCTCTGCACCG GAGGCGGATACCAGCGCCTGCGAGCTCACCTGTACGGCTCTTTGCTGTACTACCTGCAAATCGCTCAGAAACCCGAGGAGCCAGACACGTTGCAGTCAG GAAAAGCCATGTGGGAGCGTCTGACGGCTCCCGAGGACGGATTCTCCAAACTGCAGAGGGAGAACCTCGCCATCATCGAAAGCTACGGCAAAGCTCTCATGGAGATCGTGTGTAGGGACGTGTGTGACGGCCATGAAATCAGCAGG ATGCTGGCTCTGGCAGTGCTGGACCGGATCCTGTCCATAGACCGTCAGAACCAGTGGCTGGTGTACGTGTGCAACAGCGGTTACCTGCGCTCATTGGTGGAGAGTCTGAGGCAGGATGATGTCGCCCTGCAGGGCCTTCTCACCCCTCAGCCCCCCGTCCTGAAACCTCTGTACCTGTACGAGAGCAAGATG GCTCTGCTGACCCGCGTGGCGAAGACCTCCCAGGGCGCCGTGGAGCTGCTGCGCTGTGGCCTGATGGCTCTGCTGATGGAGTGTCAGGTGTTTGACATGGTCCCTGACAGCGACGCACACAG actgaTGAGAGACCCATCGGGCTTCATCCCTTCCCCTATGGACCGCTACCGCCAGATTCTACTACCAACCCTCAGACTCCTTCAGGTCATTCTGACCTCTGTGTCCATCAaccaccagcagggggcagcacaG GTTCTCCAGTGGCTCATCGTCCACGCAGACACTGTTCAGTCTCTGCTGCGCTGCCAGGAGCTCAGTCTGGGAGCTTTGCAGGAGCTGTCCTTGCTCACCGGCATCATCAGTAAAACCGCGCTGCCTG GCGTACTCGAGATGGGCGGAGAGGTCAACGGCGCCGCTCTCCTGGAGTTCCAAGGTCACATTACCAGATTTCAG cgtCTGTGTCTGTCTCTGCTCAGCCGACTGGCTGGAAGTGAGAGGGAGAGGCTGTTGAAGCAGGCGGAGATCGAAGCGCCCGCTGAGTCAGCAGAACGCAGGGAGGAGATGGAGGTGGCCATGCTGCAG GTGTGCGCCAACATAATGGAGTACTGCCAGACCCTCCTGGTGCAGAGCTCGGCCCAGGCTCAGTTCAGCATCTGCCTCTTCAGCCCCTCAGGCGGCGAGCCGCCTGGCAGGGACGGAGGGCGCTCCG ATCTGTCCTCCTCTCTGCCGCCGATGGTGTACTCCCGAGCCCCCAGCCTGGGGCTGGTCCTGTACCTGCTGAAGACCGCGGCTGGAGACTTCTTCCAGTTCCACCAAAGTCACAGGCAGAGTCTGGGGAAGCTGCAGGGCCTGGACCAGCTGCCCCCCGAGGAGCTCAAGGAG CTGTGTCAGGGCTTGGTGTCGGGCCCTGGAGGGGTAGAGAAGATCTCATCAGTCCAAAGGAGCTTGCTGGCCAAGAGACGACTGGTGCAGCTGATCAACAACCGAGCCAAGCTGCTGGCCTTGTGCTCAT ATGTCATTGAAACCTGCTTGTTTGTGCTGTGGCGACACCTAGAGTATTATTTGTTGCACTACACCCCGTCTGATCCGAAAGACTCCATGCTGACCGGAGCGGGATCATTCAGAACCCGCCTCGCAGACG aatcctttggtgcatTGCAGGCTGGCGGCGGCCGTGGGCTGGGCTTGTCCAAAGTCAGCCAGCAGGACTTGGATCAG CTGAAAGGCGACATGGCGGCGGGCTTCGGCGAAGctctgcagaggaagctgctggAGGTGGAGAGCTCGTACAGCCAGGTCCGCTCCCGCTACACCTTCATCCAGGCTCTGGTTCGCAGGATTCGAGGTTTGCTGCGACAGCCCAAAAGTTGA
- the LOC111947549 gene encoding uncharacterized protein LOC111947549 yields the protein MSQKKRSIQTRLPTVSTGEASSANQHEGQRTEISDLLAEITKVGATLNVVASDVSLIKSDTTELKNAVSAIQLRLTGAENRISDMEDQVANVAKDKKLLAKKLDLLWARADDQENRHRQKNIRLVGLKEGMEGNGALCDYIRKLISDGLGLDGVEYEIESCYRSPGPRPGPNQPPRIILVRTKTYGEALFHHHGPRLWNRLLENLGAAETVEVFKKRLKTHFCNLAFS from the exons ATGAGTCAGAAAAAACGAAGTATACAAACGCGCCTCCCGACTGTTTCTACTGGCGAAGCTAGCTCTGCTAATCAACATGAAGGCCAGAGGACCGAAATAAGCGACCTGCTTGCAGAAATTACTAAAGTGGGAGCTACACTGAACGTGGTGGCAAGTGATGTTTCGCTTATTAAGTCTGACACGACAGAGTTAAAGAACGCCGTAAGTGCAATCCAACTACGGCTAACTGGAGCCGAGAACCGCATTTCGGACATGGAGGACCAAgttgctaatgtggctaaagaCAAGAAGCTGCTAGCTAAGAAGCTTGATCTACTTTGGGCTCGTGCGGAtgatcaagaaaacagacatcgGCAGAAGAATATAAGATTGGTGGGACTGAAAGAAGGAATGGAAGGAAACGGCGCTCTATGTGATTACATTAGGAAGTTAATCTCCGACGGCCTCGGGCTGGATGGAGTGGAATACGAGATTGAAAGCTGCTACAGAAGCCCGGGACCGCGTCCAGGACCTAACCAACCTCCACGCATCATACTG gtgaggaccaaaacttatggggAGGCTTTGTTCCACCAtcacggtcctcgcctgtggaaccgCCTGCTGGAGAACCTcggggccgcagagactgtagaggtttttaagaagaggctcaagacccacttTTGCAATCTGGCTTTTAGTTGA